GGTCTGGTGAACCTGTCTTCCGGGCGCATTGCTGTCGCCCCGGCGGGGCGCATGTTGATCCGCAACGTCTGCATGGTGTTTGATCATTACTTGCGCCAACCGTCCCGGCAGCGTTATTCCAAAGTCATCTGAGGCCGCCAGGCTGCCATCGCCGGCAGGCGCGGTGGGGCGCTTGCGGATTGTTTGAATTTACTTACGCCCATATGAGAGGACCTTCCATGAAAACATCCCTGACGCTGACCCTGCTCATCCTTGCCGGCAGCGCCACTGCCGCCCCGGCCGGTGATGCCGCCGCAGGCCGGGCCAAGGCCAAGGCTTGTGCCGCCTGTCATGGTCTGGACGGCAAGGGTCGCATTCATCTGGCCGGCAAGAACGCCGACTATCTGGCAGCACAGCTCCACGCCTTCAAGCGCGGCCAACGCAAAAGCCCCATGATGAACACCCTGGCCGGCAAGCTCAGCGATGAGGATATTGCCGATCTGGCAGCCTATTTCGCGGCGCAGTAATTTCTCAGCCCTCCCATTGAAAAAGGGGGCGGGGTTGGGGGGGGCAATTCACACCTCGCGTGGCGATTCATTGTGCGGTAGTGGTGCATTCCCCCTGCCCGCCCTTGTTTATTTCAAGGGGGGACGAGGTGGTGAAAGTGCGATTGGTGCGTATGCCTCAGTGCTGAACCGCTTCAGCATAAAGATCATGTTCATCTGCGTTGGTGACGGTGACGTCCAGCCAATCCCCCGGTTGAGCCGCTGCTGTACCCGATACGATGACTTGCCCGTCTATCTCCGGCGCATCGGCGGCGCTGCGGGCAATCACTGTGTCTGCGATGATGTCATCCACCAGGACGGTCATAGTTTGTCCGACCCGTTCCTGCAACTTGTCGGCGCTGATGCGCGCCTGGGTTTCCATGAACAACTCCAGACGTTCTTCCTTGAGTTCTTCGGGCACAGCGCCCGGCAGTTCGTTGGCGCTCGCGCCCGCGACCGGGGAGTAGGCGAAACAGCCGACCCGGTCCAGTTGTGCCTCTTCGAGAAAATCCAGCAGCATGTCAAAATCCTGCCCGGTCTCGCCTGGAAAGCCAACGATGAAGGTGCTGCGCAAGGTGATTTCCGGACAGATTTCGCGCCAGCGCCGGATGCGGGCCAGGGTGTTTTCCGCGCTGGCGGGACGCTTCATGGCTTTGAGAATTCGGGGACTGGCGTGTTGGAAGGGCACATCCAGATAAGGCAGGATTCTGCCTTCCGCCATCAACGGAATGACCTCGTCCACATGGGGGTAGGGGTAGACGTAGTGCAGCCGCACCCAGACCCCCAGCTCGCCCAGGGCGCGGGCCAGTCCGGTGATGCGGGTTTTTATGGGCCGCCCGTTCCAAAAGCCGGTGCGGTACTTGAGGTCCAGGCCGTAGGCGCTGGTGTCTTGGGAAATGACCAGCAATTCTTTTACGCCGGCCTCCACCAGGCTTTCCGCTTCTTCCATCACACTGCCAAGGGGCCGGCTCACCAGGTCGCCGCGCAGGCTGGGAATGATGCAGAAGGTGCAGCGGTGATTGCAGCCCTCCGAGATTTTTATGTAGGCATAGTGGTGCGGCGTGAGTTTGATCCCGTGAGGCGGGATCAGACTGGTGCGGGGGTCGTGCCGGGGCGGCAGGTGGTGGTGGACGGCTGCCATCACCTCCTCCAGGGCGTGGGGGCCGGTGACCGCCAGCACCGCCGGATGGGTCTCTTTGACGATGCCGCCCTTGGCCCCCAGACAGCCGGTCACGATGACTTTGCCGTTTTCCGCCAAAGCTGCGCCGATGGCCTCCAGGGATTCTTCCACTGCGGCGTCGATGAAACCGCAGGTGTTGACGATGACCAGGTCGGCGCCTTGGTGGCTGGGGCTGATGGCGTAACCCTCGGCGCGCAGCCGGCTGATGATGCGTTCTGAGTCCACCGTGGCTTTGGGACAGCCGAGGCTGACGAAGCCGACCTGGGGTATGGTCGGGGAAAAGGTGACGTTCATGATGGAGTGATGCTGGTCAAAAAAACCTATTCTATTAACCCGGCAATCAAACAGGTCGTCCTGACCTGTTTGATTGCCGCCCGTGAAATACGGGCGCCATTGTGCGAAATGGCTGGTATTTCGCGGGCTCGCATTAACTTGCGCCAATGGCGGCACATCCCTGTGCCGCGCTATTAACCCGACAATCCTAATTGCCGGGTTAATAATAGCGTCGTTGTCCGCTGAGTACCTGTGCTCTGTGCCGGTGTTTTCCTCATCGCAGGGCGCTTGGGTGGGCGCATGCGCCTATATGTCCCGCCGATGTCTGGGACAAAGCGCTCTTCGCGGGGATGAGGTTTTTTGTGGCCCCCCGGGCGGGGCGCCGCAGCGATGCGGGCTCAGCGTGACCGGGCAAAGACGATGTTCACCACGTCGCCATAGACCTCCACAAAATGCGCCTTCATGCCCGCTTTGATGTGCGACGGGATTTCGTCAAAGTCGGCCCGGTTGCTCCCGGGCAGGATGATATCTTTGATACCCACCCGCCGGGCGGCGATGGCTTTCTCGCGGATGCCGCCCACGGGCAGGATGTCGCCGCTGAGTGTGAGTTCGCCGGTCATGGCAATGCGGCGGCGGGTTTGTTCTCCCCGGGCCAGGGACAGCAGGGCGGTGGCCATGGTGATGCCGGCGGAAGGACCGTCTTTGGGAGTGGCGCCGGCGGGCACATGCAGGTGGATGAAGGCTTTGTCGAAAAACTCCGGGTTGGCGCCGAAGTCAAAGGCATGGGAGAGCACATAGCTGTAGGCGATCTCCGCGGATTCCTTCATCACCCCGCCCAATTGCCCCGTGAGTTTGAAGCCGCGGGCCAGTTCGTGCACGCGGGTGGCTTCGATGCTCAAGGTGGCGCCGCCCAATGGTGTCCACGCCAGGCCGGTGACCACGCCGATGCCGGTGGCGGGCCGTTCCTTCCGGAAGACGGGTTTGCCCAGGTAGTCCTCCAGATTTTTGCTGTTGACGCGGATCGGCGCTTGCTCCCCTTCCAGTATCTTTACCGCGGCCTTGCGGCAGATGGCGGCGATGCGTTTTTCCAGGTTGCGCACCCCCGCTTCCCGCGCATAGTGTTCGGCGATGTGCGCGACGGCGGTCTTGGCCAGCCTGAGTTGGCTTTTTCTCAGCCCGGCCCGTTCCACCTGCCGCGGCAGGAGATGATTCAGGGCGATGTTGACTTTTTCGCTGGCGATGTAGCCCGCCAGGCGGATCACCTCCATGCGGTCCAGCAGGGGACGGGGGATGGTGTCCAGCTGGTTGGCGGTACCGATGAACAGGGCCTTCGACAGGTCGAAGCGCAAATCGAGGTAGTGATCCAGAAAGCTGCTGTTTTGCTCGGGATCGAGCACTTCCAGCAGGGCGGAGGCAGGGTCGCCCTGATACGAGGCGCCGATTTTGTCCATCTCATCCAGCATGATGACAGGGTTGGCCACGTCCACTTCTTTCAGGGCTTGTATCACTTTGCCCGGCATGGCGCCAATATAGGTGCGGCGGTGGCCCTTGATTTCCGCCTCGTCGCGCATGCCGCCGACGGAAAAGCGGTAGAACCGGCGGTTCAGGGCCCGGGCAATGGAGCGGCCAATGGAGGTTTTGCCCACCCCGGGCGGGCCCACCAGCAGGATGATGGAGCCGGCGATTTCGCCTTTCAGCGCGCCCACGGCCAGGAATTCCACGATGCGCTCTTTGACGTCATCCAGGCCGTCGTGGTCTTGGTCGAGCACCTCTTTGGCGTGTTTCAGATCGAGATTGTCTTCGGAGTACCGGCCCCAGGGCAGGGCGGTGATCCAGTCCAGATAATTGCGGGTGACGGCGAATTCCGGTGAGCCCGTTTCCAATACCGCGAGCTTGTCCATTTCCTCATTCACCCGTTTGCGGGCGCTGTCACTGAGCGCCAGGGTTTTGATGCGGGCTTTGAATTTTTCCAGCTCCGCGGTGCGGTCGTCCTTGGCCAGGCCCAATTCTTTTTGGATGG
This genomic interval from Gammaproteobacteria bacterium contains the following:
- the rimO gene encoding 30S ribosomal protein S12 methylthiotransferase RimO; translated protein: MNVTFSPTIPQVGFVSLGCPKATVDSERIISRLRAEGYAISPSHQGADLVIVNTCGFIDAAVEESLEAIGAALAENGKVIVTGCLGAKGGIVKETHPAVLAVTGPHALEEVMAAVHHHLPPRHDPRTSLIPPHGIKLTPHHYAYIKISEGCNHRCTFCIIPSLRGDLVSRPLGSVMEEAESLVEAGVKELLVISQDTSAYGLDLKYRTGFWNGRPIKTRITGLARALGELGVWVRLHYVYPYPHVDEVIPLMAEGRILPYLDVPFQHASPRILKAMKRPASAENTLARIRRWREICPEITLRSTFIVGFPGETGQDFDMLLDFLEEAQLDRVGCFAYSPVAGASANELPGAVPEELKEERLELFMETQARISADKLQERVGQTMTVLVDDIIADTVIARSAADAPEIDGQVIVSGTAAAQPGDWLDVTVTNADEHDLYAEAVQH
- a CDS encoding c-type cytochrome, with the translated sequence MKTSLTLTLLILAGSATAAPAGDAAAGRAKAKACAACHGLDGKGRIHLAGKNADYLAAQLHAFKRGQRKSPMMNTLAGKLSDEDIADLAAYFAAQ
- the lon gene encoding endopeptidase La; translation: MELFCCFSICYRSTQSPYGDAFLDQDNPTPERAEDSPPHTAPAPAAEVLPAVLPILPLANRPFFPALAMPLVMDEERWLDTVKAAVEAEHKMVGLVLVDTDSVDEAGVDNFFAMGTACRIYKVERVEDNVQVLLEGLQRFRIRRWISTERPFAARVEYFPEVDSGDSDELKAYTLAIINTIKALLPLNPLYGEELKIFLQRFGPEQPSRLADFSASLTSASKHELQNVLEAVDLIERLEKVLLLLKKEVEVAQAQAKIHKQVEEKISARQREFFLREQLKAIQKELGLAKDDRTAELEKFKARIKTLALSDSARKRVNEEMDKLAVLETGSPEFAVTRNYLDWITALPWGRYSEDNLDLKHAKEVLDQDHDGLDDVKERIVEFLAVGALKGEIAGSIILLVGPPGVGKTSIGRSIARALNRRFYRFSVGGMRDEAEIKGHRRTYIGAMPGKVIQALKEVDVANPVIMLDEMDKIGASYQGDPASALLEVLDPEQNSSFLDHYLDLRFDLSKALFIGTANQLDTIPRPLLDRMEVIRLAGYIASEKVNIALNHLLPRQVERAGLRKSQLRLAKTAVAHIAEHYAREAGVRNLEKRIAAICRKAAVKILEGEQAPIRVNSKNLEDYLGKPVFRKERPATGIGVVTGLAWTPLGGATLSIEATRVHELARGFKLTGQLGGVMKESAEIAYSYVLSHAFDFGANPEFFDKAFIHLHVPAGATPKDGPSAGITMATALLSLARGEQTRRRIAMTGELTLSGDILPVGGIREKAIAARRVGIKDIILPGSNRADFDEIPSHIKAGMKAHFVEVYGDVVNIVFARSR